A section of the Mastomys coucha isolate ucsf_1 unplaced genomic scaffold, UCSF_Mcou_1 pScaffold15, whole genome shotgun sequence genome encodes:
- the LOC116092147 gene encoding olfactory receptor 5W2-like: MQRRMERENCSSFTEFILMGITNNSEVNVTLFTIFLLVYLINLIGNLGMIFLIKVDPQLQTPMYFFLSNLSFCDLCYSTAVGPKMLMDIFDNDKSIPFFGCALQFFISCTFVDSECILLAVMAFDRYQAISNPLLYTVNMSSRLCSLLMAGVYFVGVADSLIHTTLTFQLCFCGSNEIDHFFCDIPPILLLSCSDTQVNELAIFTIFGFIELSTISGVIVSYCYIISSVLKISSAEGRFKAFSTCASHLTAVAIFQGTVLFMYFRPSSSYSLDQDKMSSLFYILVIPMLNPLIYSLRNKDVKEALKKLKHKRCC; the protein is encoded by the coding sequence atgcaaagaagaatggagagggaaaattgttcttcctttacTGAATTCATACTAATGGGAATTACCAACAACTCTGAAGTAAACGTGACTCTGTTCACAATATTTCTACTGGTTTATCTCATCAATCTCATTGGGAATCttggaatgatttttttaattaaagtggATCCACAGCTACAAACCCCAATGTACTTTTTCCTCAGTAACCTCTCCTTCTGTGATCTCTGCTATTCCACAGCAGTTGGGCCCAAGATGTTAATGGACATATTTGATAATGATAAGTCAATTCCATTTTTTGGCTGTGCTCTGCAATTCTTCATTTCCTGTACATTTGTGGATTCTGAATGTATACTTCTGGCAGTGATGGCCTTTGACCGGTACCAGGCCATCAGCAACCCCTTACTTTACACAGTGAACATGTCCAGCAGACTGTGCTCCTTATTGATGGCTGGAGTTTATTTTGTAGGTGTGGCAGACTCTTTGATCCATACAACACTGACATTTCAGTTGTGTTTCTGTGGATCTAATGAAATCGATCACTTCTTTTGTGATATCCCTCCCATCTTACTACTGTCCTGCTCAGACACACAGGTCAACGAGTTAGCAATATTCACAATTTTTGGATTCATTGAATTGAGTACCATCTCAGGAGTTATTGTCTCCTATTGTTACATCATCTCATCAGTCTTGAAGATCAGTTCTGCTGAGGGCAGGTTCAAAGCTTTCTctacctgtgcctcccacctgACTGCAGTTGCGATTTTCCAGGGAACTGTACTTTTCATGTATTTCCGGCCAAGTTCTTCTTATTCTCTTGATCAAGACAAAATGAGCTCACTGTTTTATATCCTTGTGATTCCCATGCTAAACCCTTTGATTTACAGCCTGAGGAACAAGGATGTGAAAGAAGCCCTGAAAAAACTGAAACATAAAAGATGCTGTTAA